One segment of Primulina tabacum isolate GXHZ01 chromosome 6, ASM2559414v2, whole genome shotgun sequence DNA contains the following:
- the LOC142549181 gene encoding 3beta,22alpha-dihydroxysteroid 3-dehydrogenase-like isoform X1: protein MQRLFHALHPPLCEQTPMDSSLMVFLSTIFVPFALSLSLFVVLRATARRKLRLPPGSLGLPFLGETLQLIAAYKTENPEPFIDYRVARYGAVFTTHVFGEPTVFSADPETNRLILQNEGRLFESSYPGSIQNLLGRHSLLLMRGSLHKRMHSLTMSFANSAIIRDHLLVDIDRLVRFNMDSWTGRVVLMDEAKKITFQLTVKQLMSFDPCEWTENLMKEYMLVIEGFFTIPLPFFSTTYRRAIQARRKVAEALSLVVRERRKESEKGERKKDMLAALLDEGGGCGGTFSDEEIVDFMLALLVAGYETTSTIMTLAVKFLTETPRALAQLKEEHIEILAKTGENEALQLEDYKSMPFTQCVVNETLRVSNIISGVFRRAMTDVTIKDGYTIPKGWKVFASLRAVHMDHDHFKAARSFNPWRWQQNGSGTTSCSTNVFTPFGGGPRRCPGAELARVELSVFLHRLVTQFSWVPAEQDKLVFFPTTRTQKRYPILVQKLHEVRAVDMQMNRV, encoded by the exons ATGCAACGCCTTTTTCACGCACTGCACCCTCCACTGTGTGAGCAGACGCCCATGGATTCCTCACTGATGGTGTTCCTGTCCACCATCTTCGTCCCTTTCGCGTTATCTCTGTCTCTGTTCGTTGTCCTACGCGCCACCGCGCGGCGGAAGCTGCGGCTGCCGCCGGGGAGCCTGGGGCTGCCGTTCCTGGGGGAGACCCTGCAGCTCATCGCGGCGTACAAGACGGAGAACCCGGAGCCATTCATCGACTACAGGGTGGCGAGATACGGCGCCGTCTTCACTACGCATGTGTTCGGGGAGCCGACGGTGTTCTCTGCCGATCCGGAGACGAACCGGCTCATCCTGCAGAACGAGGGCCGGCTGTTCGAGTCGAGCTACCCCGGTTCGATACAGAACCTACTTGGCCGGCACTCGCTGCTGCTGATGAGGGGGAGCCTGCACAAGAGGATGCATTCGCTGACCATGAGCTTCGCCAACTCCGCCATTATCAGGGACCATCTCTTGGTCGACATAGATCGGCTCGTCCGGTTCAACATGGACTCATGGACCGGGCGGGTCGTTCTCATGGACGAAGCCAAGAAG ATAACTTTTCAGTTAACAGTGAAGCAACTGATGAGCTTTGATCCGTGTGAATGGACGGAGAATCTGATGAAAGAGTACATGCTAGTTATTGAAGGCTTTTTTACCATTCCTTTGCCCTTTTTCTCAACCACATATAGAAGGGCTATTCAA GCTAGGAGAAAGGTTGCGGAGGCGTTGAGTTTGGTGGTGAGGGAGAGGAGAAAAGAGAGCGAGAAAGGAGAGAGAAAGAAGGACATGCTGGCGGCGCTTCTGGACGAGGGCGGCGGCTGCGGCGGGACCTTCTCCGACGAGGAAATAGTTGACTTCATGCTCGCTTTGCTGGTTGCTGGGTATGAAACCACGTCTACAATTATGACTCTCGCCGTTAAATTCCTCACAGAGACCCCGCGtgcattggctcaactgaag GAAGAGCATATTGAAATTTTGGCTAAAACAGGTGAAAATGAGGCTCTTCAATTGGAAGATTATAAATCCATGCCTTTCACTCAATGT GTTGTAAATGAAACTCTCCGGGTATCTAACATAATCAGCGGTGTCTTTCGACGAGCAATGACAGATGTTACCATCAAAG ATGGTTACACAATTCCGAAAGGGTGGAAGGTTTTCGCTTCTCTTCGAGCCGTACACATGGATCATGATCATTTCAAAGCTGCTCGCTCTTTTAATCCCTGGCGGTGGCAG CAGAACGGTTCAGGAACCACTAGTTGTTCGACAAACGTGTTCACTCCATTCGGTGGAGGGCCAAGGCGTTGCCCGGGAGCCGAGCTTGCTAGGGTTGAGCTCTCGGTGTTTCTTCATCGCTTAGTCACTCAGTTCAG TTGGGTGCCAGCGGAACAGGACAAGTTGGTGTTCTTTCCGACCACCCGAACCCAAAAACGGTATCCGATTCTGGTTCAAAAGTTGCATGAAGTTCGAGCCGTTGATATGCAGATGAATAGAGTGTAG
- the LOC142549181 gene encoding 3beta,22alpha-dihydroxysteroid 3-dehydrogenase-like isoform X2 — protein sequence MQRLFHALHPPLCEQTPMDSSLMVFLSTIFVPFALSLSLFVVLRATARRKLRLPPGSLGLPFLGETLQLIAAYKTENPEPFIDYRVARYGAVFTTHVFGEPTVFSADPETNRLILQNEGRLFESSYPGSIQNLLGRHSLLLMRGSLHKRMHSLTMSFANSAIIRDHLLVDIDRLVRFNMDSWTGRVVLMDEAKKITFQLTVKQLMSFDPCEWTENLMKEYMLVIEGFFTIPLPFFSTTYRRAIQARRKVAEALSLVVRERRKESEKGERKKDMLAALLDEGGGCGGTFSDEEIVDFMLALLVAGYETTSTIMTLAVKFLTETPRALAQLKEEHIEILAKTGENEALQLEDYKSMPFTQCVVNETLRVSNIISGVFRRAMTDVTIKDGYTIPKGWKVFASLRAVHMDHDHFKAARSFNPWRWQNGSGTTSCSTNVFTPFGGGPRRCPGAELARVELSVFLHRLVTQFSWVPAEQDKLVFFPTTRTQKRYPILVQKLHEVRAVDMQMNRV from the exons ATGCAACGCCTTTTTCACGCACTGCACCCTCCACTGTGTGAGCAGACGCCCATGGATTCCTCACTGATGGTGTTCCTGTCCACCATCTTCGTCCCTTTCGCGTTATCTCTGTCTCTGTTCGTTGTCCTACGCGCCACCGCGCGGCGGAAGCTGCGGCTGCCGCCGGGGAGCCTGGGGCTGCCGTTCCTGGGGGAGACCCTGCAGCTCATCGCGGCGTACAAGACGGAGAACCCGGAGCCATTCATCGACTACAGGGTGGCGAGATACGGCGCCGTCTTCACTACGCATGTGTTCGGGGAGCCGACGGTGTTCTCTGCCGATCCGGAGACGAACCGGCTCATCCTGCAGAACGAGGGCCGGCTGTTCGAGTCGAGCTACCCCGGTTCGATACAGAACCTACTTGGCCGGCACTCGCTGCTGCTGATGAGGGGGAGCCTGCACAAGAGGATGCATTCGCTGACCATGAGCTTCGCCAACTCCGCCATTATCAGGGACCATCTCTTGGTCGACATAGATCGGCTCGTCCGGTTCAACATGGACTCATGGACCGGGCGGGTCGTTCTCATGGACGAAGCCAAGAAG ATAACTTTTCAGTTAACAGTGAAGCAACTGATGAGCTTTGATCCGTGTGAATGGACGGAGAATCTGATGAAAGAGTACATGCTAGTTATTGAAGGCTTTTTTACCATTCCTTTGCCCTTTTTCTCAACCACATATAGAAGGGCTATTCAA GCTAGGAGAAAGGTTGCGGAGGCGTTGAGTTTGGTGGTGAGGGAGAGGAGAAAAGAGAGCGAGAAAGGAGAGAGAAAGAAGGACATGCTGGCGGCGCTTCTGGACGAGGGCGGCGGCTGCGGCGGGACCTTCTCCGACGAGGAAATAGTTGACTTCATGCTCGCTTTGCTGGTTGCTGGGTATGAAACCACGTCTACAATTATGACTCTCGCCGTTAAATTCCTCACAGAGACCCCGCGtgcattggctcaactgaag GAAGAGCATATTGAAATTTTGGCTAAAACAGGTGAAAATGAGGCTCTTCAATTGGAAGATTATAAATCCATGCCTTTCACTCAATGT GTTGTAAATGAAACTCTCCGGGTATCTAACATAATCAGCGGTGTCTTTCGACGAGCAATGACAGATGTTACCATCAAAG ATGGTTACACAATTCCGAAAGGGTGGAAGGTTTTCGCTTCTCTTCGAGCCGTACACATGGATCATGATCATTTCAAAGCTGCTCGCTCTTTTAATCCCTGGCGGTGGCAG AACGGTTCAGGAACCACTAGTTGTTCGACAAACGTGTTCACTCCATTCGGTGGAGGGCCAAGGCGTTGCCCGGGAGCCGAGCTTGCTAGGGTTGAGCTCTCGGTGTTTCTTCATCGCTTAGTCACTCAGTTCAG TTGGGTGCCAGCGGAACAGGACAAGTTGGTGTTCTTTCCGACCACCCGAACCCAAAAACGGTATCCGATTCTGGTTCAAAAGTTGCATGAAGTTCGAGCCGTTGATATGCAGATGAATAGAGTGTAG